A window of the Nocardia sp. NBC_01329 genome harbors these coding sequences:
- a CDS encoding ferredoxin, whose amino-acid sequence MKSPAVATPGPVGPGARSERKPMELRVDRERCIGAGMCALIAPAVFDQDEADGRVRVLDPTPSAPHHPTVREAAHSCPAAAIGLLEP is encoded by the coding sequence ATGAAAAGCCCAGCAGTCGCGACGCCCGGCCCGGTCGGTCCGGGCGCCCGGTCGGAAAGGAAACCGATGGAACTCCGGGTCGACCGGGAGCGCTGCATCGGCGCCGGTATGTGCGCGTTGATCGCACCCGCGGTGTTCGACCAGGACGAGGCCGACGGCCGGGTGCGCGTCCTCGATCCCACCCCTTCGGCCCCGCACCACCCGACAGTCCGCGAAGCCGCCCACAGCTGTCCCGCGGCCGCGATCGGCCTCCTCGAACCATGA
- a CDS encoding cytochrome P450 translates to MSDTASVPHGLPIDRDAGPFDPPRAITRLRETRPVSPLIFPDGHEGWLVTGYDEVRALLADTRFSSRQDIGVLHALDASPDMPAQTEPSPQIPGVFVAMDPPDHTRLRRKLIGAFTVRRMKELEAHIEEVVEQQLDQMAKLAPPVDLVKAFALPVPSLVICELLGVPYADRETFQTNSAKFLLRDQPLEEKMGAYGAMMGYLAELVAAKRAEPGEDILSDLARDEDLTIEELTGISFLLLLAGHETTANMLALGTFALLENPGELAELSSNPDLMPDAVEELMRYLSVADIFYRYATEDLELGGETIPRGSTVVVSLLAANHDPRRFDDPDTLDIRRRARGHLSFGHGVHQCLGQQLARIEMRAGFAGLLRRFPTLRLAVPAGEVPLRTDMNIYGVHELPVTWTAPAR, encoded by the coding sequence ATGAGCGACACTGCCTCGGTCCCGCACGGCCTTCCCATCGACCGTGATGCGGGCCCCTTCGACCCGCCCCGGGCGATCACCCGGCTGCGCGAGACCCGCCCGGTCAGCCCGTTGATCTTCCCCGACGGCCACGAAGGATGGCTCGTCACCGGCTACGACGAGGTCCGTGCTCTTCTGGCCGATACCCGCTTCAGCTCCCGCCAGGACATCGGTGTCCTGCACGCGCTCGACGCGAGCCCGGACATGCCTGCCCAGACCGAACCGTCCCCGCAGATTCCGGGTGTATTCGTCGCCATGGACCCGCCGGACCACACCCGGCTGCGGCGCAAACTCATCGGCGCGTTCACCGTCCGGCGGATGAAGGAGCTCGAAGCGCACATCGAAGAGGTCGTCGAACAGCAACTCGACCAGATGGCGAAACTGGCCCCGCCGGTGGATCTGGTGAAGGCATTCGCGCTGCCGGTGCCGTCGCTGGTGATCTGTGAACTGCTGGGTGTTCCCTACGCAGACCGGGAAACCTTCCAGACCAACTCCGCCAAGTTCCTGCTCCGGGACCAGCCGCTGGAGGAGAAGATGGGCGCCTACGGCGCGATGATGGGTTATCTGGCCGAACTGGTCGCCGCCAAACGCGCCGAACCCGGTGAGGACATCCTGTCCGACCTCGCCCGCGATGAAGACCTCACCATCGAGGAACTGACCGGCATCTCCTTCCTGCTGTTGCTCGCCGGCCACGAAACCACCGCCAATATGCTGGCACTGGGCACCTTCGCACTGCTGGAGAACCCCGGGGAGCTGGCCGAACTGAGCTCGAACCCGGACCTCATGCCGGACGCGGTCGAAGAACTCATGCGTTACCTGTCGGTCGCCGATATCTTCTACCGCTACGCCACCGAGGACCTCGAACTCGGCGGCGAAACGATCCCGCGGGGTTCCACCGTGGTCGTATCCCTACTCGCCGCCAACCACGACCCCCGGCGTTTCGACGACCCGGACACTCTCGATATCCGCCGCAGGGCCCGCGGTCACCTGTCCTTCGGCCACGGCGTGCACCAATGTCTGGGCCAGCAGCTGGCGCGTATCGAGATGCGCGCCGGTTTCGCGGGACTGCTGCGCCGCTTTCCGACGCTGCGGCTCGCCGTTCCCGCCGGGGAGGTACCGCTGCGGACCGATATGAACATCTACGGCGTCCACGAACTCCCGGTCACCTGGACCGCCCCCGCCCGGTAG
- a CDS encoding AraC family transcriptional regulator → MGYVQSSGAAAGLWDIAIPTRADRLAGIEMAGFRGRTADLVDIRVIPHPALTMFIDFGDGRLVDDTNDRQLRGGIFAGFLPGSVRGVGTEIDCLQIRLSPAVAYRVLGTCAELGAAMVPLEELWGSDAERVRRRLQSARAWDERFTIAKAALVRRYETGRAVDPEVGFAWARMVHSRGQVRVERLAAETGWSRKRLWSRFGSQIGLTPKRAAQLVRFDHAAHRLAAGHSAALVAADSGYADQSHLNRDMVAFAGITPRAMAAAPWLAVDEMAWAGQAYVPVH, encoded by the coding sequence ATGGGATATGTCCAGTCGTCCGGTGCCGCCGCGGGACTGTGGGATATCGCGATCCCGACCCGGGCAGATCGGCTCGCGGGGATCGAGATGGCAGGATTCCGGGGCCGGACCGCGGATCTCGTCGATATCCGGGTTATCCCGCACCCGGCACTCACGATGTTCATAGATTTCGGAGACGGACGGCTCGTCGACGATACGAACGACCGACAGCTGCGCGGCGGGATCTTCGCCGGATTCCTACCCGGTAGCGTGCGCGGGGTAGGCACCGAAATCGATTGCCTGCAGATCCGGCTTTCGCCGGCGGTCGCATACCGAGTGCTGGGTACCTGCGCGGAATTGGGGGCGGCGATGGTCCCGCTCGAGGAGTTGTGGGGATCCGACGCCGAACGGGTCCGCCGGCGATTGCAGTCCGCCCGTGCATGGGACGAGCGGTTCACGATCGCGAAAGCCGCCCTCGTTCGCCGCTACGAGACAGGACGCGCGGTGGATCCGGAAGTCGGGTTCGCCTGGGCGCGAATGGTGCACAGCCGGGGGCAGGTCCGGGTCGAGCGGCTGGCGGCCGAGACCGGATGGAGCCGTAAGCGGTTGTGGTCGCGATTCGGATCCCAGATCGGGCTCACCCCCAAACGCGCCGCGCAGCTGGTCCGCTTCGACCACGCCGCGCACCGGCTCGCCGCCGGACACAGCGCGGCGCTGGTGGCCGCGGACAGCGGTTACGCCGACCAATCCCATCTCAATCGGGACATGGTGGCCTTCGCCGGGATAACTCCCCGGGCGATGGCGGCCGCTCCCTGGCTCGCCGTAGACGAGATGGCCTGGGCTGGGCAGGCGTACGTGCCCGTGCACTGA
- a CDS encoding ABC transporter ATP-binding protein has protein sequence MNDVRGIECPPLGRPLPANPTRLLRPYLGGFGAVVVLQIVGAVAGLAPLLAVVELGRTLLSSDPIDHGHVWIVVTAGAAGLFVRLLCTAAASGIGHLLDARVQLAFRRQLAERLARVPIGWFSRRRTGELAKVVGEDVAAVHPFIAHAPGELVAAFVVPLVSLIYLCAVDWRLTLITLIPVLLAVALVPLMMLPARLREQEEFDAAMGRISNSVVEFVQGISVVKAFSGTERAHGEFIAAAESFVAVFLRWVRGMSVLAAGMQLALSPPFVLAVVLAGGTALITSGELAPADLLPFLLLGLGLTAPVAALGHGFDDLQAARRAVGRIREVLDRPPLPEPARPRTPTGHRVELRDVRFGYDPGHEVLRGIDLVLEPGTVTALVGPSGSGKSTLVQLLPRFFDPDHGAIMLGGVDLRDLATRDLYRTVSFVFQDVRLLRASVAENIALAVPQAGLDEVVHAAKSANIHDRILELPHGYETVLGAETGLSGGEAQRISLARALLANTPVLVLDEATAFADPRTELAVRRALAARPDDRTVLVIAHRPETIAAADTVVMLENGSIVERGTPAELRAAGGRFAAYQLDRHSLDIQTDSELLQGDMPR, from the coding sequence ATGAACGACGTCAGAGGCATCGAATGCCCGCCGCTCGGCCGTCCGCTGCCGGCGAACCCGACGCGGTTGCTGCGCCCCTACCTGGGCGGTTTCGGCGCCGTAGTGGTGCTACAGATCGTCGGCGCGGTAGCCGGTCTGGCGCCGCTGCTGGCGGTGGTGGAACTGGGCCGCACCCTGCTGTCCTCCGATCCGATCGACCACGGCCACGTGTGGATCGTGGTGACAGCGGGTGCGGCCGGTCTATTCGTGCGACTGCTGTGCACGGCGGCGGCATCCGGAATCGGGCACCTACTGGACGCCCGGGTACAGCTGGCGTTCCGGCGGCAGCTGGCCGAGCGACTGGCCCGGGTACCGATCGGCTGGTTCTCCCGTCGCCGGACCGGCGAACTGGCGAAGGTCGTCGGTGAGGATGTGGCCGCCGTTCATCCGTTCATCGCCCATGCTCCCGGTGAGCTCGTCGCCGCGTTCGTGGTGCCGCTGGTATCGCTGATCTATCTGTGCGCCGTCGACTGGCGGCTCACGCTGATCACGCTGATACCGGTACTGCTGGCGGTTGCGCTGGTCCCGCTCATGATGCTCCCGGCCCGGCTGCGTGAACAGGAGGAGTTCGACGCGGCGATGGGACGGATATCGAATTCCGTGGTCGAATTCGTCCAGGGCATCTCAGTGGTGAAAGCGTTCAGCGGGACCGAACGCGCACACGGGGAATTCATCGCGGCGGCAGAATCTTTCGTCGCGGTATTCCTGCGCTGGGTGCGCGGGATGTCGGTGCTCGCCGCAGGGATGCAGCTGGCGCTTTCACCCCCGTTCGTGCTGGCCGTAGTGCTGGCCGGCGGTACCGCGCTGATCACCTCCGGTGAACTGGCCCCGGCGGACCTGCTGCCCTTCCTACTGCTGGGTCTGGGACTGACCGCCCCGGTCGCCGCCCTCGGACACGGTTTCGACGATCTGCAGGCCGCCCGGCGCGCGGTGGGCCGGATCCGCGAAGTGCTCGACCGGCCCCCGCTGCCCGAACCCGCGCGACCCCGCACACCCACCGGCCACCGGGTGGAGTTGCGGGACGTCCGCTTCGGCTACGACCCCGGACACGAGGTACTGCGCGGAATCGATCTGGTCCTGGAACCGGGCACGGTCACCGCACTGGTCGGCCCCTCGGGCAGCGGGAAATCCACGCTTGTCCAGTTGCTGCCGCGCTTCTTCGACCCGGACCACGGCGCGATCATGCTGGGTGGAGTCGACCTGCGTGACCTCGCCACCCGAGACCTCTACCGGACGGTCTCCTTCGTCTTCCAGGATGTTCGGTTGCTGCGCGCCTCGGTCGCGGAAAATATCGCGCTGGCGGTCCCGCAGGCCGGTCTCGACGAGGTGGTTCACGCCGCGAAATCGGCGAACATCCACGACCGGATCCTCGAACTGCCGCACGGATACGAGACGGTCCTCGGTGCCGAGACCGGGCTGTCCGGCGGTGAGGCACAGCGGATCTCCCTGGCTCGCGCCCTGCTCGCGAATACGCCGGTGCTCGTGCTCGACGAAGCCACCGCCTTCGCGGACCCGCGGACCGAGCTGGCTGTGCGCCGGGCACTGGCGGCACGGCCCGACGATCGGACGGTCCTGGTCATCGCCCATCGGCCGGAGACGATCGCCGCCGCCGACACCGTCGTGATGCTGGAGAACGGATCGATCGTCGAACGCGGTACCCCCGCCGAACTGCGCGCCGC